From Xylanibacter oryzae DSM 17970, a single genomic window includes:
- a CDS encoding ribose-phosphate pyrophosphokinase, with protein MSEQNSFMVFSGTNSRYLAEKICQSLKCPLGKLLITKFSDGEFAVSYEESIRGRDVFLVQSTFPNSDNLMELLLMIDAAKRASARSIIAVIPYFGWARQDRKDKPRVSIGAKLVADLLSAAGIDRLITMDLHADQIQGFFNVPVDHLYASGVILPYLQSLKLKDLVIASPDVGGSKRANTYAKYLGCPLVLCNKTRARANVVDSMLIIGDVSGKNVIIIDDMVDTAGTITKAADIMKKAGALTVRACASHCVMSGPASERVQDSALEEIVFTDSIPYSNRCAKVKQLSVADMFAETIIRVVNNESISSQYLV; from the coding sequence ATGAGTGAACAAAACTCTTTTATGGTATTTTCCGGGACCAACTCGAGATACCTAGCAGAAAAAATCTGTCAAAGCTTGAAATGCCCCCTTGGCAAGCTTCTGATTACAAAGTTCTCTGATGGTGAATTTGCTGTATCTTATGAGGAATCTATCCGTGGTCGTGATGTATTTCTTGTACAAAGTACGTTCCCAAACTCAGACAATCTTATGGAGCTGTTACTTATGATTGATGCGGCTAAACGTGCTTCAGCAAGAAGTATCATAGCTGTAATCCCATACTTCGGATGGGCACGCCAGGATAGAAAGGACAAACCAAGAGTTAGTATCGGTGCTAAACTTGTAGCCGACTTGCTTAGTGCAGCCGGTATAGACCGTCTTATCACAATGGATTTACATGCTGATCAGATTCAAGGTTTCTTTAATGTTCCTGTTGACCACCTTTATGCTTCTGGTGTAATCCTTCCTTATCTTCAGAGTCTTAAACTTAAAGATTTGGTTATCGCTTCTCCTGACGTTGGTGGTTCTAAACGTGCAAACACTTACGCTAAATACTTAGGTTGCCCATTAGTTTTATGTAATAAGACCCGTGCTCGTGCCAACGTTGTAGACAGCATGCTGATTATTGGTGATGTAAGCGGAAAGAATGTTATAATAATAGATGACATGGTAGATACAGCCGGCACAATAACAAAAGCTGCTGATATCATGAAGAAAGCCGGTGCTCTTACTGTCAGGGCTTGTGCATCTCACTGTGTAATGAGCGGTCCTGCTAGCGAGCGTGTTCAGGATTCTGCATTGGAAGAAATAGTATTTACTGATTCTATCCCATATTCTAACAGATGTGCAAAGGTTAAACAACTATCTGTTGCAGATATGTTTGCTGAAACAATCATCAGAGTGGTAAATAATGAAAGTATAAGTTCTCAATATTTAGTGTAA
- a CDS encoding thiamine phosphate synthase: MKLIIMTKSTFFVEEDKILSAMFDEGLENLHLYKSGAAPIYSERLLSLLPDDCYNKITVHDHYYLKSEYGLKGIHIDDPNAPNPENYKGNISRTCLSIDSIKETKKKSDYIFLKNIFDCIEFKDEKANFTMNELKDAAKNGLIDKRVYALGGIDIDNIKIAKDLGFGGVVVCGDLWNKFDIHNGMNYKEIISHFEKLRKAIG; encoded by the coding sequence ATGAAACTTATTATAATGACTAAATCCACATTTTTTGTGGAAGAAGACAAAATACTTTCAGCCATGTTTGATGAAGGTCTGGAAAACCTACATTTATACAAATCTGGCGCGGCACCGATATACTCGGAAAGGCTATTATCACTTTTGCCTGACGACTGCTATAATAAGATAACGGTTCATGATCATTATTATCTGAAAAGCGAATATGGATTAAAGGGTATTCACATTGACGACCCTAATGCCCCCAATCCAGAGAATTACAAAGGAAACATCAGTAGAACTTGCCTTTCTATTGACAGTATTAAGGAGACTAAAAAGAAATCCGATTATATTTTTCTTAAAAATATATTCGATTGCATAGAATTCAAAGACGAAAAGGCTAATTTCACAATGAACGAGCTTAAGGATGCTGCCAAAAATGGACTTATTGACAAAAGGGTCTATGCTTTAGGAGGTATTGATATTGATAATATCAAAATAGCTAAGGACCTTGGATTCGGAGGTGTTGTAGTTTGTGGAGATTTATGGAACAAATTTGATATCCACAATGGGATGAACTATAAAGAGATAATATCTCATTTCGAGAAATTGAGAAAAGCAATAGGTTGA
- the nspC gene encoding carboxynorspermidine decarboxylase, producing the protein MKVDKLNFSGLNRPMYVLEENKLIHNLSVIRDVADKSGIEIILAFKAYALWKTFPIIRRYINATTASSLYEARLAKEEFGNKAHTFSPAYTDYEIADIAACSSHITFNSLNQFNNYNKVVRSVNPDISCGIRINPEYSEVETELYNPCAPGTRFGITADKLPEELPEGIDGFHCHCHCESGADVFQRTLSHIEEKFAKWFPQLKWINFGGGHLITRKDYDISLLIQMMQDFHKRYPSLKIILEPGSAFGWQTGPLVSQVVDIVEDHGIKTAILNVSFTCHMPDCLEMPYQPTVRGAETLPLDTPIGDGNIYRLGGNSCLSGDFMGSWKFEAPLKAGDNIIFEDMLHYTTVKTSMFNGITHPSIGLLHADGELEILREYSYEDYKKRMD; encoded by the coding sequence ATGAAAGTAGATAAATTGAACTTTTCCGGTTTAAATCGACCAATGTATGTGTTAGAAGAAAACAAGCTGATACACAATCTAAGTGTGATTCGTGATGTGGCTGATAAGTCAGGGATTGAGATAATTCTTGCCTTTAAAGCATATGCATTATGGAAAACATTTCCTATCATTCGCCGGTATATAAATGCAACGACAGCAAGTTCTCTATACGAAGCACGACTTGCCAAAGAGGAATTTGGCAATAAGGCGCATACTTTCTCACCGGCATATACTGATTATGAGATAGCTGATATTGCAGCATGTTCCAGTCATATTACATTCAATTCACTAAATCAGTTTAATAATTATAATAAGGTGGTACGTTCGGTAAACCCGGATATAAGTTGCGGAATCAGAATCAATCCTGAATATTCGGAAGTTGAAACAGAACTATATAATCCATGTGCTCCCGGCACAAGATTCGGTATTACTGCAGATAAGTTACCTGAAGAGTTGCCCGAAGGCATAGATGGATTTCATTGTCACTGTCATTGTGAGAGTGGGGCAGATGTATTCCAACGTACATTATCTCATATAGAGGAGAAATTCGCAAAGTGGTTCCCTCAGTTGAAATGGATAAACTTTGGTGGTGGTCACCTTATTACAAGAAAAGACTATGACATCTCTCTTCTTATTCAGATGATGCAAGATTTCCATAAAAGATATCCGTCATTAAAGATCATCCTGGAACCGGGAAGCGCTTTTGGTTGGCAGACAGGACCTTTAGTATCACAGGTCGTGGATATTGTAGAAGACCATGGGATAAAAACAGCCATCCTGAATGTTAGTTTTACATGTCATATGCCCGATTGTCTGGAAATGCCATACCAGCCTACTGTAAGAGGAGCCGAGACATTGCCCTTAGATACCCCTATTGGAGATGGTAATATATATAGATTAGGTGGTAATAGTTGTCTGTCAGGCGACTTTATGGGTTCATGGAAATTTGAAGCCCCATTAAAGGCAGGCGATAACATCATATTTGAAGACATGCTTCATTATACAACAGTGAAGACATCAATGTTTAATGGAATAACCCATCCATCAATAGGCTTATTGCATGCCGATGGAGAACTTGAAATCCTGCGTGAATACAGTTATGAAGACTATAAAAAAAGGATGGATTGA
- a CDS encoding single-stranded DNA-binding protein has protein sequence MNKVMLIGNVGADPDVRYVDSDVAVASVRLATTERGYTMPNGTVVPDRTDWHNLVLWRGLAKVVEQYVHKGDKLYVEGKLHTRSYDDKQGIKRYVTEVYVDNMEMLTSKSSSANAHPAGENLHESNKPSSAAENAESGEVPF, from the coding sequence ATGAATAAAGTAATGCTTATTGGAAATGTGGGAGCAGATCCTGACGTCCGCTATGTGGATAGTGATGTAGCTGTAGCAAGTGTTCGTCTGGCTACAACGGAGAGAGGATATACTATGCCGAATGGCACTGTCGTTCCAGACCGTACAGACTGGCATAATCTTGTCTTGTGGCGTGGTCTTGCTAAAGTCGTTGAACAGTATGTGCACAAAGGCGACAAACTATATGTTGAAGGCAAACTGCACACCAGAAGCTATGACGATAAGCAAGGAATAAAAAGATATGTTACAGAGGTTTATGTAGATAATATGGAGATGCTTACATCAAAGAGCTCTTCTGCCAATGCGCATCCCGCCGGAGAAAATCTACATGAGTCTAATAAGCCTTCTTCTGCTGCCGAAAATGCAGAAAGTGGAGAAGTTCCGTTTTAA
- the gldE gene encoding gliding motility-associated protein GldE, with the protein MDIQPLIDALREVSFRQPSTGVVITAVITVILIMISAFASGSEIAFFSLSPKDIDDLNPEKNESDAMITKLREDSERTLATILITNNFVNVTIIMLCNYIFSSMINFGNSHWLQFICITILLTFILLLFGEIMPKVYCAQNPLRFCRKAVNGIMFLRNLFWPMETILLRSGILAQKVVQRENHILSVDDLEQALELTDKNDIKNEQNLLQGIIRFGDETAKEIMTSRQDVVDLDFKCSFDEVLKSIVDNNYSRIPVYQDNTDNIKGILYIKDLLPHLNKPSNFEWQLLIRPPYFVPETKKIDDLLREFQENKVHISIVVDEFGGTSGIVTLEDILEEIVGEINDEYDDEEKAFVRLNKNTYIFEGKTLLSDFYKILKVDDEIFEDIEGDADTLAGLMLELKGDFPKIQEKLEYHNFTFEIMELEERRISKVKVIVRENPSEENGTN; encoded by the coding sequence TTGGATATACAACCTTTGATTGATGCCCTGCGCGAAGTGTCGTTTAGACAACCTTCCACAGGCGTAGTAATAACAGCAGTAATAACTGTTATATTGATTATGATATCCGCATTTGCGAGTGGTTCCGAGATAGCTTTCTTTTCTTTGTCACCAAAAGATATAGATGATTTGAATCCTGAAAAGAATGAAAGTGATGCTATGATAACCAAGTTGCGTGAAGATTCGGAGCGTACACTTGCAACAATTCTTATTACCAATAATTTTGTCAATGTTACTATAATTATGCTTTGTAATTATATATTTTCAAGCATGATAAATTTTGGAAATTCTCATTGGTTGCAGTTTATCTGTATAACAATCCTTCTTACTTTTATTCTTCTTCTGTTTGGTGAGATAATGCCTAAGGTATACTGTGCCCAGAACCCTTTGCGTTTTTGTCGCAAGGCTGTTAACGGTATCATGTTTTTGCGAAACTTATTTTGGCCTATGGAGACAATCTTATTGCGTAGCGGTATATTGGCTCAGAAAGTCGTGCAACGAGAAAATCATATCTTAAGTGTAGATGATCTGGAACAGGCGCTTGAGCTAACAGACAAAAATGACATAAAAAATGAACAGAACCTGCTTCAAGGTATTATAAGATTTGGTGATGAGACAGCCAAAGAGATAATGACGTCAAGACAAGACGTTGTTGACCTTGACTTTAAGTGTTCTTTTGATGAAGTATTGAAAAGCATCGTAGACAATAACTACAGTCGTATACCTGTATATCAGGACAATACAGATAATATTAAAGGTATTCTATACATTAAAGATTTATTACCACACCTAAACAAACCATCTAATTTCGAGTGGCAGTTATTGATCAGACCTCCGTATTTTGTGCCTGAAACTAAAAAGATTGATGATTTGCTGCGTGAGTTTCAGGAGAATAAAGTGCATATCTCTATTGTCGTGGACGAATTTGGCGGTACCAGTGGTATTGTTACTCTTGAAGACATTCTTGAAGAGATAGTAGGAGAGATTAATGACGAGTATGATGACGAGGAGAAAGCCTTTGTGCGTCTTAATAAGAACACATATATTTTTGAAGGCAAAACGTTGTTAAGTGACTTTTACAAGATATTAAAAGTTGATGATGAAATTTTTGAAGATATAGAAGGTGACGCTGACACTTTAGCAGGACTTATGCTAGAACTAAAGGGCGATTTTCCTAAGATACAGGAAAAATTGGAGTATCATAACTTTACATTCGAAATTATGGAACTGGAAGAACGCCGTATCAGCAAGGTTAAGGTGATCGTCCGTGAAAATCCATCAGAAGAAAATGGCACTAATTGA
- a CDS encoding 4'-phosphopantetheinyl transferase superfamily protein: protein MALIDIRHFSPGTILGLWQISESTAEFYLKDPYLSIYREEVDLKFRSDNRKKEFLAIRALLHEIYPDDTPFVSHELSGKPILSNGYNVSISHTNGYAVLIVSEKDAVAVDIEYRSDRVSKVANKFIREDEEAPDVLSQLINWSAKETVYKYFSSDNLEYFQMKMHHIQPANKGCVIIENMKRSTSVSVHYEITEAYVLTYMP, encoded by the coding sequence ATGGCACTAATTGATATTCGACATTTTTCACCGGGAACTATTTTGGGATTGTGGCAGATATCAGAATCCACAGCCGAATTTTATTTAAAAGATCCTTACCTGTCTATTTATAGAGAGGAAGTAGACTTAAAGTTTAGGTCGGATAACAGAAAAAAAGAGTTCTTGGCCATACGTGCATTATTACATGAGATATATCCAGATGATACACCTTTTGTAAGTCATGAATTGAGCGGCAAGCCCATATTGAGTAATGGGTATAACGTGAGCATAAGTCATACAAATGGATATGCTGTACTTATCGTATCAGAGAAAGATGCCGTAGCCGTTGACATAGAATACCGTTCAGACAGAGTCTCTAAGGTAGCAAATAAGTTTATAAGAGAAGATGAAGAAGCCCCGGATGTGCTGTCGCAGTTGATAAACTGGTCGGCAAAAGAGACGGTATATAAGTATTTTTCATCCGATAACCTTGAATACTTCCAAATGAAAATGCATCATATTCAGCCGGCCAATAAAGGCTGTGTCATAATAGAGAATATGAAGCGATCCACTTCGGTAAGCGTTCATTATGAGATAACAGAAGCCTACGTGCTCACGTACATGCCATGA
- a CDS encoding MATE family efflux transporter: protein MASKVIDMTTGSPARHILQFAVPLICGYMLQSMYQIIDAAIVGRFIGVDALAAVGSSTSITFLILGFCNGCCSGFAIPVAQSFGAGDYSSMRSYVSNAIRLSVVIAVIFTIVAATLCTPILHMVQTPADVFGDAYKFLFITVLSIPFIIAYNLLSSFMRSLGNSRIPFYFLILSSLINIILDFILIIEMKIGVEGAALATMFSQALAAYWCYVYIKKNMHILLPKGNECKYNKKKTLTLINNGIPMGLQFSITAIGIIMLQRANNALGTLYVATFVASLRVKYFFTCILENLGVAMATYCGQNLGAKKIQRISQGIRAALKISVIYVIIIVVIMYFFASDFTYLFVDPSQTEIVKNSTMYLQINSYFYILLGVLTVFRYSIQGLGYSNLSMCSGVAEMIARTGISLWLVPALGFLGVCLGDPTAWIFADMFLVPAGIILYHRLKKRIISSAS from the coding sequence ATGGCTAGTAAAGTTATAGACATGACCACCGGCTCGCCGGCACGGCATATATTACAATTCGCAGTACCCTTGATTTGTGGGTATATGTTACAGTCTATGTATCAGATTATTGATGCAGCAATTGTAGGGCGTTTTATCGGGGTTGATGCTTTAGCGGCAGTAGGTTCGAGCACATCCATAACATTTCTTATTCTTGGATTCTGCAACGGTTGTTGTTCAGGATTTGCAATCCCTGTAGCTCAGTCGTTTGGTGCAGGTGATTATTCATCAATGCGATCATATGTAAGCAATGCAATAAGACTCTCTGTCGTCATAGCAGTAATATTTACAATAGTTGCAGCAACATTGTGTACACCAATATTACATATGGTACAAACCCCGGCTGATGTATTTGGAGATGCTTACAAATTTCTGTTTATAACCGTATTGTCTATTCCCTTTATTATTGCATACAATTTATTGTCTAGTTTTATGCGTTCACTAGGTAATAGCAGGATACCATTCTATTTCCTTATATTATCATCGCTTATAAATATCATACTTGATTTCATTCTAATTATAGAGATGAAGATAGGAGTAGAGGGAGCCGCTCTGGCCACAATGTTTTCGCAGGCCCTTGCTGCTTATTGGTGCTATGTCTATATTAAGAAGAATATGCATATACTTTTACCAAAAGGCAATGAGTGCAAATATAATAAAAAGAAAACCCTGACTCTTATTAATAATGGTATTCCGATGGGATTGCAATTCTCTATTACAGCTATCGGAATAATTATGCTTCAGAGGGCAAATAATGCGCTGGGCACATTATATGTGGCAACTTTTGTGGCATCATTAAGAGTAAAATATTTTTTCACATGTATACTCGAAAATCTAGGTGTAGCGATGGCCACATATTGCGGGCAGAACCTAGGTGCCAAGAAAATACAGCGTATATCACAGGGAATACGTGCTGCATTAAAGATATCCGTAATATATGTAATAATAATTGTGGTTATCATGTACTTTTTTGCATCTGACTTTACATATCTGTTTGTTGACCCATCACAGACCGAAATCGTTAAAAACTCAACGATGTATCTACAGATAAACAGTTATTTCTATATATTGCTCGGTGTGCTTACCGTGTTCAGGTATAGCATTCAGGGTCTTGGATATAGTAATCTTTCTATGTGTTCAGGAGTGGCAGAGATGATAGCACGTACAGGTATTAGCTTATGGCTTGTACCGGCTTTGGGTTTCCTTGGTGTATGTTTAGGCGATCCTACTGCATGGATATTTGCAGATATGTTCTTGGTTCCGGCAGGCATTATACTTTATCATAGATTGAAAAAGAGAATAATAAGTTCAGCTAGTTGA